In Cicer arietinum cultivar CDC Frontier isolate Library 1 chromosome 1, Cicar.CDCFrontier_v2.0, whole genome shotgun sequence, one DNA window encodes the following:
- the LOC101509860 gene encoding uncharacterized protein: protein MGLEYYEILEVEKNATDEELKKAYRKLAMKWHPDKNPNNKKEAETQFKLISEAYEVLSDPQKRAIYDQYGEGGLKSGMPPTDDGAASYFQTQDGPRFRFSPRSANGIFAEVFGFSNTYGGMGMRGGSCRGMRGGSWVSRSFGDIFGKDVFRESRNSSQGPRRKAPPIENNLPCSLEELYKGTTKKMKISREIAYASGKTLPVEEILTIEIQPGWKKGTKITFPEKGNEQPNVIAADIVFIIDEKPHSIFTREGNDLVVTQKISVAEGEALKSYTFQLVTLDGRGLTISIDNGIDPNYEEVVVGEGMPISKNPSQRGNLRIKFNVTFPSMVDAEAQSLN from the exons ATGGGTTTGGAGTACTATGAGATTTTGGAGGTTGAAAAGAATGCAACGGATGAAGAGTTGAAGAAAGCATATAGAAAACTTGCCATGAAATGGCACCCTGATAAAAATcccaataataaaaaagaggCTGAGACTCAATTCAAACTCATATCTGAAGCATATGAG GTTCTAAGTGATCCACAGAAGAGAGCAATTTATGATCAGTATGGAGAAGGTGGCCTTAAAAGTGGAATGCCACCAACAGATGATGGTGCGGCTTCATACTTCCAAACTCAAGATGGCCCAAGATTTAGGTTCAGTCCAAGAAGTGCAAATGGTATCTTTGCAGAAGTTTTTGGCTTTTCAAATACATATGGAGGAATGGGAATGAGGGGTGGCAGCTGCAGAGGCATGAGGGGCGGGTCGTGGGTGTCAAGGTCTTTCGGTGACATTTTTGGCAAAGACGTATTCAGAGAAAGCAGAAACTCGAGTCAAGGTCCACGGCGGAAGGCGCCTCCGATTGAAAATAATTTACCTTGCAGCCTTGAGGAACTTTATAAGGGTACTACCAAAAAGATGAAGATCTCAAGGGAAATTGCATACGCAAGCGG TAAAACTCTACCTGTGGAGGAAATACTAACAATTGAAATCCAACCAGGCTGGAAAAAGGGAACAAAAATCACATTCCCAGAAAAAGGAAATGAGCAGCCAAATGTTATTGCTGCAGATATCGTATTCATTATAGATGAGAAACCTCACAGTATATTTACAAGAGAAGGTAATGATTTGGTTGTAACACAAAAGATATCAGTTGCAGAAGGTGAAGCTCTAAAAAGCTACACATTCCAACTTGTTACTTTGGATGGCAGGGGTCTGACCATTTCCATAGACAATGGAATTGATCCGAACTATGAAGAAGTGGTCGTTGGGGAAGGGATGCCTATTTCGAAAAATCCTTCACAGAGGGGTAATCTTAGGATCAAATTCAATGTCACATTCCCAAGCATGGTTGATGCTGAAGCTCAAAGCCTGAACTAA